A genomic window from Deltaproteobacteria bacterium includes:
- a CDS encoding VOC family protein, whose product MKVRRFDHITVAVNDLDAAIETFTRCFNLQAKDRRRVEHLGMENVFLPFGDGAIELAAPLKDADAADHVQRFLERRGEGMMNLCLTVEDVDAAITHLKKCGVRVIEHKDADGDNIAMIHPKDMHGAMIEIRRGKRLIRDA is encoded by the coding sequence ATGAAGGTCCGCCGTTTTGACCATATAACCGTTGCCGTCAATGACTTGGATGCGGCTATAGAAACTTTTACCCGTTGTTTCAACCTGCAGGCCAAAGACCGCCGGCGCGTCGAGCACCTGGGCATGGAAAATGTATTCCTACCTTTTGGCGATGGGGCCATCGAATTAGCGGCTCCCTTAAAAGATGCCGATGCCGCAGATCATGTTCAGCGGTTTTTGGAACGGCGGGGAGAAGGCATGATGAATCTTTGCCTGACCGTAGAAGATGTCGATGCAGCCATCACCCACCTGAAGAAATGCGGAGTGCGGGTCATTGAACATAAGGACGCCGATGGCGATAATATCGCCATGATCCATCCGAAAGATATGCACGGGGCCATGATCGAGATCCGGCGGGGGAAACGGCTGATCCGGGATGCATGA
- a CDS encoding MaoC/PaaZ C-terminal domain-containing protein: MEKKVLYLEDIRAGDEAPPVVVANITRTHIVKYAGASGDFNPIHHDELYAIRGGNDRVFAMGMMTAGFLSHMITDWVGDGKLRKYRVRFARQVWPGDTITCKGKITRKYTEGGKNSMEAEVFAENQRGEKVITGSIVAEVLNKPAA, translated from the coding sequence ATGGAAAAGAAGGTCCTTTATCTCGAAGATATCCGCGCAGGGGACGAAGCCCCCCCGGTGGTTGTGGCCAACATTACCCGAACGCACATTGTAAAGTATGCCGGTGCCTCAGGCGACTTTAACCCCATTCACCATGACGAGTTATATGCGATCCGGGGGGGCAATGACCGGGTCTTTGCCATGGGGATGATGACGGCAGGCTTCCTCAGCCACATGATTACGGATTGGGTAGGAGACGGAAAACTGCGCAAATATAGGGTCCGTTTCGCGCGGCAAGTATGGCCTGGCGATACCATTACCTGTAAAGGGAAAATTACCAGGAAATACACGGAAGGAGGAAAGAATTCTATGGAAGCGGAAGTCTTCGCTGAGAACCAGCGCGGGGAGAAGGTGATTACGGGTTCGATTGTCGCTGAGGTTCTGAACAAGCCTGCTGCTTGA
- a CDS encoding MaoC family dehydratase N-terminal domain-containing protein gives MPIQDLIGKEFPPFDLPVERGKIREFANAIGDDNPIYSDPAYAAGTEFKSILAPPTFVATKAFWRKGESVFELAGFDPHFRLHGEEEYEYYKPTLAGDVLTCESKITEAYEKPGRRGGKMTFIVLEFSFYNQKGEKVLVSRTTTIQTEGAVKQ, from the coding sequence ATGCCTATTCAAGATTTGATCGGTAAAGAGTTTCCCCCTTTTGACCTGCCCGTTGAACGAGGTAAAATTCGGGAATTCGCCAACGCCATCGGCGACGATAACCCCATTTACTCGGACCCAGCCTACGCGGCCGGAACTGAATTCAAGAGCATCCTCGCCCCACCCACATTTGTGGCTACGAAAGCTTTCTGGCGCAAAGGAGAATCCGTTTTCGAACTCGCTGGCTTCGATCCCCATTTCCGGCTCCACGGCGAAGAAGAATATGAGTACTATAAACCGACTCTGGCAGGGGATGTTCTAACCTGTGAGAGTAAGATTACTGAAGCCTATGAAAAACCGGGCAGACGAGGGGGCAAGATGACCTTTATCGTTTTAGAATTTAGCTTCTACAATCAAAAAGGAGAGAAAGTTTTGGTTTCCCGGACCACCACGATCCAAACGGAAGGGGCAGTCAAGCAATAG
- a CDS encoding enoyl-CoA hydratase-related protein, translating into MEFKNILWEKREGVGIITINREDVRNALKAEIREDIAAALQLAEKDQEVRVVIITGVGEKVFSAGGDIKQMAENTMWDILERRLDIFAQIHHFSKPIIAAINGLALGGGCELAMACDFRVGSENARLGQPEINLGIFPGGGATQRLQRLVGVGRDKELIFTGDIIEAQEAERIGLLNKVFPAKELMPQTMAIAKKICSKAPLALKLAKMAMNMGMETGLQVGLGYEKLARTLVHGSEDRLEGMRAFVEKRKPQFKGR; encoded by the coding sequence ATGGAGTTTAAAAATATTCTTTGGGAAAAAAGAGAGGGCGTAGGAATCATCACGATCAACCGTGAAGATGTACGCAACGCCTTGAAAGCCGAGATTCGGGAGGACATCGCCGCCGCGCTGCAATTGGCGGAGAAGGATCAAGAAGTGCGGGTCGTGATCATAACGGGGGTAGGAGAAAAAGTATTCAGCGCTGGGGGCGATATCAAGCAAATGGCCGAGAACACCATGTGGGATATTTTAGAGAGGAGACTTGATATTTTTGCCCAGATTCATCATTTTTCCAAACCGATCATCGCGGCCATCAACGGGTTAGCTCTGGGGGGAGGATGTGAGCTGGCCATGGCCTGTGACTTCCGGGTAGGTAGCGAAAACGCACGGCTGGGGCAGCCCGAAATTAATCTGGGCATCTTTCCGGGCGGCGGAGCCACCCAAAGGTTACAGAGGTTAGTAGGGGTGGGACGAGACAAGGAACTGATCTTTACCGGAGATATTATCGAGGCTCAAGAGGCTGAACGAATCGGCCTCCTGAATAAAGTTTTTCCGGCAAAAGAATTGATGCCCCAGACAATGGCCATCGCCAAAAAGATCTGTAGCAAAGCCCCCTTGGCTTTAAAACTGGCCAAGATGGCGATGAACATGGGGATGGAGACTGGTCTTCAGGTTGGTTTAGGCTACGAAAAACTGGCCAGGACCCTGGTTCATGGAAGTGAGGATCGCTTGGAAGGCATGCGAGCTTTTGTCGAAAAAAGGAAACCGCAATTTAAGGGACGGTAA